A genomic window from Populus alba chromosome 19, ASM523922v2, whole genome shotgun sequence includes:
- the LOC118038485 gene encoding protein ACCELERATED CELL DEATH 6, with protein MCPVEINIQENLTTRDDDQNAFMDRYLYEYVKEDNLVTFKSCVQKHSPDKLVTPSGNSLLHVAVSYESDNIAAYLAEEFPSLITSQNDQEDTILHVAAREGRLSNTVKTLVGSNPCLVKLKNRKGNIPLHDAVIRGDKEAVAWLVCKDPGAVYYNNKTTNKSPLYLAVERGHKNGILDDLLNMEASSGTLREGKSPVHAAIEQRNKDILEKIGKAKPELLRFKDKELGNSLHYASSMGYLEGVRFLLQKFRDGANERDKEGNYPIHLACKNDSVDLVKEFMNVFPYPKEFLNTKGQNILHVAAESGQGKVVRHILKQDQKLIEPLLNGIDEDGNTPLHLATQSGQSNAAFALVRDTRVERSIVNNANKTPYDIAEEQSKIAVDQYEKTDEMLAEERKQFDSKNNTPADGTQDKAVDPKKQDKKKPSKDYKLLDYYGAMTTLSILYFKARPKKSLQEHFSSSQGKPPRKEETKSRIQNLLVVAVLVAGVTFSGAIQLPQLKNISNSNEHHHGFNITSTVFHNNTAFGSPTGSSLLDGYLCLDVWALNTSVVAAIILLWTNLNDVKFAPFVVWFSSLMVGGAIYMMCLAFFFAVSIALGGSDYGVLAIIIIVVGIVFFIAQTLLYIQWILPPSVNQILEGMLSYYVYFLSFLFLFYSWRWLPDKLSELKKGRTSNERNSL; from the exons atGTGTCCCGTAGAAATAAACATACAAGAAAATTTGACCACAAGAGATGATGATCAAAATGCATTCATGGATCGTTACTTgtatgaatatgtgaaggagGACAACCTTGTGACCTTTAAGAGCTGTGTTCAGAAACATTCGCCGGATAAGCTAGTGACTCCCTCTGGGAATTCACTCCTTCATGTAGCCGTAAGCTATGAAAGTGATAATATTGCAGCTTATCTGGCAGAAGAGTTTCCTTCACTAATCACCAGTCAAAACGACCAGGAGGACACAATCCTTCATGTTGCTGCCAGGGAAGGAAGGCTTAGTAATACAGTTAAAACTCTGGTCGGATCGAATCCCTGCTTGGTGAagttgaaaaatagaaaaggaaacatTCCTTTGCATGATGCAGTGATCAGGGGTGATAAAGAAGCTGTCGCGTGGCTGGTATGCAAAGATCCAGGAGCGGTCTATTACAACAACAAGACCACAAACAAGTCTCCATTGTACCTGGCTGTTGAGAGGGGCCACAAGAATGGGATTCTTGATGATCTCCTGAATATGGAAGCTTCCTCTGGCACGCTACGAGAAGGAAAGTCCCCTGTTCATGCAGCCATCGAGCAACGTAACAAAG aTATATTGGAAAAAATTGGAAAGGCAAAGCCAGAGCTATTACGTTTCAAAGACAAAGAGTTGGGAAATTCCCTCCATTATGCATCATCCATGGGTTATCTGGAAGGAGTTCGCTTCCTACTACAGAAGTTTCGTGATGGAGCAAATGAAAGAGACAAAGAAGGAAACTATCCTATCCATCTTGCATGCAAAAATGACTCTGTTGATCTAGTAAAAGAATTTATGAATGTCTTCCCATATCCAAAAGAGTTCCTCAATACAAAGGGGCAGAACATTCTCCATGTAGCAGCTGAAAGTGGACAAGGCAAAGTGGTTAGGCACATACTCAAACAGGATCAGAAGCTCATCGAACCACTGCTAAATGGCATTGATGAGGATGGAAACACACCTTTGCATTTGGCAACACAGTCAGGCCAATCCAATGCTGCATTTGCTCTAGTGCGCGACACCCGCGTTGAGCGTTCAATTGTCAACAATGCAAACAAGACACCGTATGATATTGCTGAAGAACAATCTAAAATTGCTGTGgatcaatatgaaaaaacagaTGAAATG CTTGCTGAGGAACGAAAGCAGTTTGATTCAAAGAACAACACCCCTGCTGACGGGACCCAG GACAAAGCAGTTGATCCAAAGAAGCAAGATAAAAAGAAACCCTCAAAGGATTACAAACTGCTAGATTATTATGGAGCG ATGACAACATTATCGATCCTATACTTCAAAGCCCGCCCAAAAAAATCCCTACAAGAGCATTTCAGTAGTTCTCAAGGCAAGCCACCAAGGAAAGAGGAAACAAAGAGCAGGATACAGAATCTTCTTGTGGTAGCAGTGCTTGTTGCTGGTGTAACGTTTTCTGGTGCTATACAATTGCCACAACTAAAGAATATCAGTAACTCAAATGAACATCATCATGGCTTCAACATCACTAGCACTGTCTTCCATAACAACACTGCCTTCGGCAGTCCTACTGGTTCATCCCTTCTGGATGGCTATTTATGTCTTGATGTGTGGGCTTTGAATACCTCTGTGGTGGCAGCTATAATCCTTCTTTGGACGAACTTGAATGATGTCAAATTTGCACCATTTGTCGTTTGGTTTTCATCCTTAATGGTTGGTGGAGCTATTTACATGATGTGCTTGGCGTTCTTTTTTGCTGTGAGCATAGCATTAGGTGGATCCGATTATGGAGTGTTAGCAATCATCATTATTGTGGTGGGGATTGTGTTTTTCATTGCTCAAACATTGCTTTATATTCAATGGATTCTTCCACCATCTGTCAACCAAATTCTTGAAGGAATGCTCTCGTATTATGTCTACTTCCTCTCGTTTCTCTTTCTATTCTACAGTTGGAGGTGGCTGCCTGATAAACTCTCTGAGCTCAAGAAAGGGAGAACAAGCAACGAGAGAAACTCACTTTGA